The following proteins are co-located in the Hyalangium minutum genome:
- a CDS encoding TolB family protein, protein MSRIVGALVLVAGLAACEPIDIDDGGGGGGGGNVLFTKGFVFVREDRNVYVVDDKGDANSPKRLTTGGGASNPAVARSGRSVVYVQQTGSGFELRTVATTGTGQPSTVLASGTGCGGCTNFRYPTFNPTGTVIVFAFNNGAGNFALGKVNTDGSGFQALTKQPSTSFGAPSFFPDGQSVLAPSGSTSNQLSQLSRVSLTGTVTVIANNLGNEVLWVLNRAVVSPNGQQFALDGRLSSGGSRIFVGPLSPYSAPTKVTDHQGEPGAQDTFPSWMSTTQVGFLSTAGGGQNIYSVTLPTTTLGGGTLLIPSAGEPDYGGQ, encoded by the coding sequence ATGAGTCGGATTGTCGGCGCGCTGGTGCTGGTCGCGGGCCTCGCGGCGTGTGAGCCCATCGATATCGATGACGGCGGTGGCGGCGGCGGCGGCGGGAACGTGCTGTTCACCAAGGGCTTCGTCTTCGTGCGCGAGGACCGCAACGTCTACGTGGTGGACGACAAGGGCGACGCCAACAGCCCGAAGCGGCTCACCACTGGCGGTGGGGCCTCCAACCCCGCGGTGGCGCGCAGCGGGCGCAGCGTCGTCTACGTGCAGCAGACGGGCTCCGGCTTCGAACTGCGCACGGTGGCCACGACGGGCACCGGCCAGCCCTCCACGGTGCTCGCCTCCGGAACCGGATGCGGGGGATGCACCAACTTCCGCTACCCCACCTTCAACCCCACGGGCACCGTCATCGTCTTCGCGTTCAACAACGGCGCGGGCAACTTCGCGCTGGGCAAGGTGAACACGGACGGCAGCGGCTTCCAGGCGCTCACCAAGCAGCCCAGCACCTCCTTCGGTGCGCCCTCGTTCTTCCCGGATGGGCAGAGTGTGCTGGCGCCCTCGGGCTCCACCAGCAACCAGCTCAGCCAGCTCTCACGAGTGAGCCTCACCGGCACCGTCACGGTGATTGCCAACAACCTGGGCAACGAGGTGCTGTGGGTCCTCAACCGCGCCGTGGTCTCTCCGAATGGCCAGCAGTTCGCGCTGGATGGGCGCCTGTCCTCGGGCGGCTCGCGCATCTTCGTGGGGCCGCTGAGCCCCTACAGCGCGCCCACCAAGGTGACGGACCACCAGGGTGAGCCGGGCGCGCAGGACACCTTCCCCAGCTGGATGAGCACCACCCAGGTGGGCTTCCTCTCCACCGCGGGTGGCGGGCAGAACATCTACAGCGTCACGCTCCCCACCACGACGCTGGGTGGCGGCACGCTGCTGATCCCCAGCGCGGGCGAGCCGGACTACGGCGGGCAGTAG
- a CDS encoding non-proteolytic archaemetzincin-like protein, with amino-acid sequence MPQKLLLLASLGGPPPTLLKDLEEPLATHLGLSAVVSKAVLSRPDYAFNKDRAQYHCNAILRRLVTLLEPGQAMVLGVTDVDLFVPDSPFVFGEADREAHAAVVSTAKLRAGVSADQLRRRVQVEAVNQVGHLLGLSYCEDSRCVMFLAQSPGDIDRKQQGLCNPCRNELAKLRR; translated from the coding sequence ATGCCCCAGAAGCTCCTCCTCCTGGCCTCCCTGGGCGGACCGCCCCCCACGCTGCTGAAGGATCTCGAGGAGCCGCTCGCCACCCACCTGGGCCTCTCGGCCGTGGTGAGCAAGGCCGTCCTGTCCCGCCCGGACTACGCCTTCAACAAGGACCGCGCCCAGTACCACTGCAACGCCATCCTGCGCCGGCTGGTGACGCTGCTGGAGCCTGGCCAGGCCATGGTGCTCGGCGTCACGGATGTGGATTTATTCGTGCCGGACTCGCCCTTCGTGTTCGGTGAGGCAGACCGCGAGGCCCATGCCGCCGTGGTGAGCACCGCGAAGCTGCGTGCCGGCGTGAGCGCGGACCAGCTCCGGCGGCGCGTGCAGGTGGAGGCCGTGAATCAGGTGGGGCACTTGCTGGGCCTGTCCTACTGCGAGGACTCCCGCTGCGTGATGTTCCTCGCCCAATCTCCCGGGGACATCGATCGCAAGCAGCAGGGACTGTGCAATCCCTGCCGCAACGAGCTGGCCAAGCTTCGCCGGTAG
- a CDS encoding RtcB family protein, with product MMPRLLESPPGAVPILAWARAVPAGAVKQLQHIASQPYVVEHVAAMPDVHVAEGVAVGTVFATERHIVPGALGGDLGCGVSAVRFDYPASALDRAELTRLLTAFSRAVPVGDAVHRGRGLPLPPELEAAQLSTHRLQREWERLAPRHLGTLGGGNHFLELDRDAGGDLWLLLHTGSRGVGAAIAAHHVRGAQVQGQGSLPGLSTDTPEGAACLADTELACRFARANRDALLSRAAAVLAEALGREPEPDSRVDVQHNHVAAEHHFGRTLLVHRKGAIGLAPGQRGLIPGSMGTASYLVAGRGELRAFCSCSHGAGRVMTRKEARASIRPAALEHALRRVVFDTGRVATLVEEAPAAYRDITEVLEDEEELVTPVRRLTPIAVLKG from the coding sequence ATGATGCCGCGCCTCCTCGAGAGCCCACCGGGCGCCGTCCCCATCCTCGCCTGGGCCCGCGCAGTGCCGGCGGGCGCGGTGAAACAGCTGCAGCACATCGCCAGCCAGCCCTATGTCGTCGAGCACGTGGCCGCCATGCCGGACGTTCACGTGGCCGAGGGCGTCGCCGTGGGCACCGTCTTCGCCACCGAGCGTCACATCGTCCCTGGAGCGCTCGGGGGAGATCTCGGCTGTGGGGTGAGCGCCGTGCGCTTCGACTACCCCGCCTCCGCGCTCGATCGAGCGGAGCTCACGCGCCTCCTCACCGCGTTCTCCCGGGCCGTGCCTGTGGGAGACGCGGTGCACCGAGGCCGAGGGTTGCCGCTGCCGCCCGAGCTCGAAGCCGCACAGCTCTCCACCCACCGCCTCCAGCGCGAGTGGGAGCGGCTGGCGCCCCGGCACCTGGGGACGCTGGGCGGAGGCAACCACTTCCTGGAGCTGGACCGTGACGCGGGAGGAGACCTCTGGCTGCTCCTGCACACGGGCTCGCGCGGGGTGGGCGCTGCCATTGCGGCTCACCACGTGCGGGGGGCCCAGGTCCAAGGACAGGGCTCGCTGCCCGGCCTGAGCACGGATACACCCGAGGGCGCCGCCTGCCTCGCCGACACCGAGCTGGCGTGCCGCTTCGCCCGTGCCAACCGCGACGCGCTCCTGTCACGCGCGGCAGCGGTGCTCGCCGAGGCGCTCGGACGAGAACCCGAGCCGGACTCCCGCGTGGACGTGCAACACAACCACGTCGCCGCCGAGCACCACTTCGGCCGCACGTTGCTGGTCCACCGCAAGGGAGCCATCGGACTGGCCCCCGGACAGCGAGGCCTCATCCCCGGCAGCATGGGGACGGCCTCGTACCTCGTCGCCGGGAGGGGAGAGCTCCGGGCCTTCTGCTCGTGCTCACATGGGGCGGGCCGGGTGATGACGCGCAAGGAGGCTCGGGCGTCCATCCGTCCGGCGGCGCTGGAGCACGCCCTCCGCCGGGTGGTGTTCGACACGGGCCGCGTGGCCACCCTGGTCGAGGAGGCCCCCGCCGCCTACCGCGACATCACCGAAGTCCTCGAGGACGAGGAGGAACTCGTGACGCCGGTGCGGCGGCTCACCCCCATCGCGGTCCTCAAGGGCTGA
- a CDS encoding thioredoxin family protein produces the protein MKRVLTALALTATLGVAVPAFAADGAEVGKPAPAFTLKDETGKEHSLAQYQGKIVVLEWTNPECPFVQRHYKVDTMQNTLKGFDAKKVVWLAVNSTAHNTPDKSAAFKKEEAFTYPVLQDADGKVGHAYGAKTTPHMYVIDEKGVLQYAGAIDDDPRGKNVTPVNHVKTAVDALINGKPVPAATTEPYGCSVKYKS, from the coding sequence ATGAAGCGTGTTCTCACTGCCCTTGCACTCACCGCCACGCTGGGCGTGGCTGTTCCCGCCTTTGCCGCGGACGGCGCCGAGGTAGGCAAGCCCGCCCCCGCCTTCACCCTGAAGGACGAGACGGGCAAGGAGCACTCGTTGGCGCAGTACCAGGGGAAGATTGTGGTGCTCGAGTGGACCAACCCCGAGTGCCCCTTCGTCCAGCGTCACTACAAGGTCGACACCATGCAGAACACCCTGAAGGGCTTCGATGCCAAGAAGGTGGTGTGGCTGGCCGTGAACTCCACCGCGCACAACACGCCGGACAAGTCCGCGGCGTTCAAGAAGGAGGAGGCCTTCACCTATCCCGTGCTGCAGGACGCGGACGGCAAGGTGGGCCATGCCTACGGCGCGAAGACGACGCCGCACATGTACGTCATCGACGAGAAGGGCGTGCTCCAGTACGCCGGGGCGATTGACGATGATCCGCGCGGCAAGAACGTCACCCCCGTCAACCACGTGAAGACCGCCGTGGACGCGCTGATCAACGGCAAGCCGGTGCCGGCCGCCACCACCGAGCCGTATGGCTGCAGCGTGAAGTACAAGAGCTGA
- a CDS encoding ankyrin repeat domain-containing protein produces MSLFDAVMAGDAARVEALLDAGEDPNPLGDRGRTPLMMAAEAGNERIVRSLLASGAEPILTDDVGETALVIAAAHGHPGVVKLLMPHAREDERDLAQQLLRNSGSNPFEVAPGPPPEPKKDEGFLNSERRRKLAEVGAKVSSKLGDDGPTQRLARLFRAEKNRK; encoded by the coding sequence ATGTCCCTCTTCGATGCCGTGATGGCCGGTGATGCCGCCCGCGTGGAGGCGCTGCTCGACGCGGGGGAGGACCCCAATCCCCTGGGCGACCGCGGCCGTACGCCCCTGATGATGGCCGCCGAGGCAGGCAACGAGCGCATCGTTCGCTCCCTGCTGGCCAGCGGCGCCGAGCCCATCCTCACCGACGACGTGGGCGAGACGGCCCTGGTGATCGCCGCCGCCCATGGCCACCCGGGAGTGGTCAAGCTGCTCATGCCCCACGCGCGCGAGGACGAGCGCGACCTCGCCCAGCAGCTGCTGCGGAACTCCGGCAGCAACCCCTTCGAGGTGGCCCCCGGGCCTCCCCCCGAGCCCAAGAAGGACGAGGGCTTCCTGAACAGCGAGCGGCGCCGCAAGCTCGCCGAGGTGGGCGCCAAGGTGTCCAGCAAGCTCGGAGACGACGGTCCCACCCAGCGGCTGGCCCGGCTGTTCCGCGCGGAGAAGAATCGCAAGTAG
- a CDS encoding protein-disulfide reductase DsbD family protein encodes MTGMRSSRWAVLVCVLVASAVAWAEPQAAAKGTGANDEGNPRLEATLLVDASQVKPGDTFRVGVRFQMDPGWYTYWKNPGDAGLSTDVSWDAPGVTVGELRWPFPSTFRSPDGFIVSHGYKGEVLLFAEARASEQASGNLTLSAAVDALVCEHRCVPAEILLSRTLPVGAETVRDAESTALFDAAQAQVPRAPEATGHTVALKLDAQTLKTGQPFTGTVTVSASDGKVLSAVEPDFFIPERIKGITRMGLTLESPGRFQLKGDAAPNAPKEEPRFKGVLRLGTAQTGYQALEVDLPLASVEAVAVAPKPVAKVAPFNPSAAAAQIQTVMPAGEGGVSLGLALVFAFLGGAILNLMPCVFPVLALKAYGFTRMAQEDRKHVGVHALGYTGGIIGTMLLLAGVVLAVRAGGHSVGWGFQFQEPLFVAAVCAVLVAFALNLFGVFSVGTDGTALSSKVDASSGVARSVGEGVLAVVLATPCSAPMMGTAVGFAFAAGPFTVLAIFTALGLGLALPFCALVMVPGLSKRLPKPGVWMERAKQLLGFALLGTAVWLVWVVGGLAGVDGMARLLAFLVAVGLGAWLYGLAQAAEGTRKVVRVAAAVLVLVATGGFTLRFDGTAPAARASTVSEAQPWDEAAVAAALKAGQPVFIDFTADWCLTCKFNERTVLTREDVRAAFTQHQVAFFVADWTRRDARISAKLGEHGRAGVPMYLVISPSTPDKPEVLPELLTSDLVIQAVQRAAGPVADAT; translated from the coding sequence ATGACGGGTATGCGGTCATCCAGGTGGGCAGTGCTGGTGTGTGTGCTGGTGGCATCCGCCGTGGCGTGGGCGGAGCCGCAGGCGGCCGCCAAGGGCACCGGTGCGAACGACGAGGGCAACCCGCGCCTGGAAGCGACGCTGCTGGTGGATGCCTCCCAGGTGAAGCCGGGCGACACGTTCCGCGTGGGCGTGCGCTTCCAGATGGATCCGGGCTGGTACACCTATTGGAAGAACCCGGGGGACGCGGGCCTGTCCACGGACGTGTCGTGGGATGCGCCCGGCGTCACCGTGGGCGAGCTGCGCTGGCCCTTCCCGTCGACGTTCCGCTCCCCGGACGGCTTCATCGTCAGCCATGGCTACAAGGGCGAGGTGCTCCTCTTCGCCGAGGCCCGCGCCTCAGAGCAGGCCTCGGGGAACTTGACGCTGTCGGCCGCGGTGGACGCGCTGGTGTGCGAGCACCGCTGCGTCCCGGCGGAGATCCTCCTCTCGCGCACGCTGCCGGTGGGCGCGGAGACGGTGCGAGATGCGGAGTCCACGGCTCTGTTCGATGCAGCCCAGGCCCAGGTGCCGCGCGCTCCCGAGGCCACGGGGCACACGGTGGCGCTCAAGCTCGATGCGCAGACGCTGAAGACCGGGCAGCCGTTCACGGGCACCGTCACGGTCTCGGCGAGTGATGGGAAGGTCCTCTCCGCCGTGGAGCCGGACTTCTTCATCCCCGAGCGCATCAAGGGCATCACCCGCATGGGCCTGACGCTGGAGTCTCCGGGCCGCTTCCAGTTGAAGGGAGATGCCGCGCCCAACGCGCCCAAGGAGGAGCCGCGCTTCAAGGGCGTGCTGCGGCTCGGAACGGCGCAGACGGGCTATCAGGCGCTGGAAGTGGATCTGCCGCTCGCGTCCGTGGAGGCCGTGGCGGTGGCTCCGAAGCCGGTGGCCAAGGTCGCCCCTTTCAATCCGTCCGCCGCGGCCGCGCAGATTCAGACGGTGATGCCCGCGGGCGAGGGCGGCGTGTCCCTGGGCCTGGCGCTGGTGTTCGCGTTCCTCGGAGGCGCCATCCTCAACCTCATGCCCTGCGTGTTCCCTGTGCTGGCGCTCAAGGCCTATGGCTTCACACGCATGGCGCAGGAGGACCGGAAGCACGTGGGCGTGCACGCACTCGGCTACACGGGCGGCATCATCGGGACGATGCTGCTGCTGGCCGGCGTGGTGCTCGCGGTGCGCGCGGGTGGGCACAGCGTGGGCTGGGGCTTCCAGTTCCAGGAGCCGCTCTTCGTTGCCGCCGTGTGCGCGGTGCTCGTGGCGTTCGCGCTCAACCTGTTCGGCGTGTTCAGCGTGGGCACGGACGGCACGGCGCTGTCCAGCAAGGTGGATGCGTCGAGCGGCGTGGCTCGCAGCGTGGGCGAGGGCGTGCTGGCGGTGGTGCTCGCGACGCCATGCTCGGCGCCGATGATGGGCACGGCGGTGGGCTTCGCCTTCGCGGCGGGCCCCTTCACGGTGCTGGCCATCTTCACCGCGCTCGGCTTGGGGCTGGCGCTGCCGTTCTGCGCGCTCGTCATGGTGCCGGGTCTGTCGAAGCGGCTGCCGAAGCCGGGCGTGTGGATGGAGCGCGCCAAGCAACTGCTGGGCTTCGCGCTGCTGGGCACCGCCGTGTGGCTCGTGTGGGTGGTGGGCGGGCTGGCCGGAGTGGACGGCATGGCGCGGCTGCTCGCGTTCCTCGTCGCCGTGGGCCTGGGCGCGTGGCTGTACGGGCTGGCGCAGGCCGCCGAGGGGACACGGAAGGTCGTTCGCGTTGCCGCCGCGGTGCTCGTGCTGGTGGCCACGGGAGGGTTCACCCTGCGCTTCGATGGGACGGCTCCCGCCGCGCGCGCCTCCACCGTGTCGGAGGCTCAGCCGTGGGATGAGGCCGCGGTGGCTGCCGCGCTCAAGGCCGGTCAGCCGGTGTTCATCGACTTCACCGCGGACTGGTGCCTCACCTGCAAGTTCAACGAGCGCACCGTGCTGACGCGCGAGGATGTGCGCGCGGCCTTCACTCAGCACCAGGTGGCGTTCTTCGTGGCGGATTGGACCCGCCGGGATGCGCGCATCTCCGCCAAGCTGGGCGAGCATGGCCGCGCTGGGGTGCCCATGTACCTCGTCATCAGCCCCTCGACGCCCGACAAGCCCGAGGTGCTTCCCGAGCTGCTCACCTCGGACCTCGTCATCCAGGCCGTGCAGCGGGCGGCCGGGCCCGTGGCGGATGCGACGTGA
- a CDS encoding SPOR domain-containing protein — MRSWVSSFAFILLAGCGSVKGCGSSAPAPAPAPAPKAEAPRPAAPEPPEARFARKYLVIVHSSPTPGEGQELVEKIRTAGLAAEVQRLSSTPFSSLRPCLEVVIAGAFADKDSALALARKLDGAGVKNYLKNSGALAEDREQREADCREQAQLQAAAAARPDTAADPRFVDLRGPRTFVLLSSEPQDTPGAALRPQGGDRGFWMASLPKDPTGTFKAGDAFNVYDKQGLVKSGCRVKGFASLNRGIPHFGYFQQAEEPDAPGCGNAWPVAELDCSLVGTRAMNMESPVFVLPASRPAPKYFPLQSELPAPLKASEEAALKSLPDYTQAREQGETHAKAQGEPLRESWVQTSATVGPRRFVVSIARFLTGEGHTECGGPDYGASVSRVRAVSEEGQGAFLANVNGESVVSVMDLEGDGTVELLTRAPSDSQRMALVREDGTPMATSFLPNCDCGC, encoded by the coding sequence ATGCGCTCCTGGGTTTCCTCGTTCGCGTTCATCCTCCTGGCGGGCTGCGGCTCGGTGAAGGGGTGTGGAAGCTCCGCTCCCGCGCCGGCTCCCGCGCCGGCTCCTAAGGCTGAGGCCCCGCGCCCCGCCGCTCCCGAGCCTCCCGAGGCCCGCTTCGCCAGGAAGTACCTCGTCATCGTCCACTCCTCTCCTACTCCCGGTGAGGGTCAGGAACTCGTGGAGAAGATCCGAACCGCTGGGCTCGCCGCGGAGGTGCAGCGGCTGTCCTCCACGCCGTTCTCCTCCCTGCGCCCCTGTCTCGAGGTGGTCATCGCCGGAGCCTTCGCGGACAAGGACTCGGCGCTGGCCCTCGCCCGGAAGCTGGATGGCGCGGGTGTGAAGAACTACCTGAAGAACTCGGGGGCGCTCGCGGAGGACCGGGAGCAGCGCGAGGCGGATTGCCGCGAGCAGGCCCAGCTCCAGGCCGCGGCAGCGGCGCGACCGGACACGGCCGCGGATCCCCGCTTCGTGGACTTGCGCGGCCCTCGGACCTTCGTGCTCCTCTCCAGCGAGCCCCAGGACACTCCCGGCGCGGCGCTGCGCCCGCAGGGCGGCGACCGAGGCTTCTGGATGGCCTCGCTCCCCAAGGACCCTACGGGCACCTTCAAAGCCGGGGACGCCTTCAACGTCTACGACAAGCAAGGGCTGGTGAAGTCCGGCTGCCGCGTGAAGGGGTTTGCTTCGCTCAACCGGGGCATTCCTCACTTCGGGTACTTCCAGCAGGCCGAGGAGCCGGATGCACCCGGCTGTGGCAACGCCTGGCCCGTGGCTGAGCTGGACTGTTCGCTCGTGGGCACGCGCGCCATGAACATGGAGTCGCCCGTCTTCGTCCTCCCGGCGAGCCGGCCCGCCCCGAAGTACTTCCCGCTGCAGAGCGAGCTGCCCGCGCCGCTGAAGGCCTCAGAGGAAGCGGCCCTCAAGTCCCTGCCCGACTACACCCAGGCCCGCGAGCAGGGAGAGACCCATGCGAAGGCGCAGGGCGAGCCCCTGCGGGAGTCCTGGGTGCAGACCTCGGCCACCGTGGGCCCCCGCCGGTTCGTGGTGTCCATTGCCCGGTTCCTCACGGGCGAGGGGCACACCGAATGTGGAGGGCCGGACTATGGGGCCTCGGTCTCCCGCGTGCGGGCCGTGAGCGAGGAAGGCCAGGGGGCGTTCTTGGCCAACGTCAACGGCGAGAGCGTCGTCTCGGTGATGGACCTGGAGGGAGATGGGACCGTGGAGCTGCTCACGCGGGCTCCATCGGACTCCCAGCGGATGGCCCTCGTGCGCGAGGACGGCACGCCGATGGCCACGAGCTTCCTGCCCAACTGCGACTGCGGCTGCTGA
- a CDS encoding vWA domain-containing protein, which yields MKLTAWAVERDNEQGREVSVLVTLEADADAPRAPVAVNLLIDRSASMRGAPLVAAVEAAQALVAQAGPRDYIGLLAFDGVPEQVLPVRAMEPAAKTELAESLSALETGSGTALYEAVDLGAAALRRVLVPGARPKLLLLTDGEPSVGRAAVSDFRQLGSKVAESGLTLHALGLGRHYMPEILEALTASSGTGFSHADDAEALPTTVAGIVTELFGEVASDARVHMLPSGFTELRCRHRYPARVEGDAMSVALGSVSQASLRRALFTGRLASAEWNLGVTASFIERGDTRLPSVPLTRVLPDSPQGRLVRAVSVELDLVAAEGAAWKALSRRDVDGAGRSLNEAEAALHELVRLSVEEVPARRHLERLADLRLAVERRVAELPALMVRRAKAEGARTSLSQVIRIPINPKKKVEH from the coding sequence ATGAAGCTGACGGCCTGGGCGGTGGAGCGCGACAACGAGCAGGGCAGAGAGGTCTCCGTCCTCGTCACCCTCGAAGCGGATGCAGATGCCCCGCGCGCCCCAGTGGCTGTCAACCTGTTGATTGATCGTTCGGCCTCCATGCGCGGCGCGCCCCTGGTTGCCGCCGTCGAGGCCGCGCAGGCCCTCGTCGCCCAGGCCGGGCCTCGGGACTACATCGGCCTGCTCGCCTTCGATGGCGTGCCCGAGCAGGTGCTCCCCGTGCGCGCCATGGAGCCCGCCGCCAAGACCGAGCTTGCCGAGAGCCTCTCCGCCCTCGAGACGGGCTCGGGGACCGCGCTCTACGAGGCCGTGGACCTGGGCGCCGCCGCGCTCCGCCGGGTGCTCGTTCCCGGCGCGCGGCCCAAGCTGCTCCTGCTCACCGATGGCGAGCCCTCCGTGGGCCGGGCCGCTGTCTCTGACTTCCGCCAGCTGGGCTCCAAGGTCGCCGAGTCCGGGCTCACGCTGCACGCGCTCGGCTTGGGCCGTCATTATATGCCGGAGATCCTCGAGGCCCTCACCGCCTCCTCGGGCACCGGCTTCTCCCACGCGGATGATGCCGAGGCCCTGCCCACCACCGTGGCCGGCATCGTCACCGAGCTGTTCGGTGAGGTGGCCTCGGATGCCCGCGTCCACATGCTGCCCTCGGGCTTCACCGAGCTGCGCTGCCGCCACCGCTACCCCGCCCGCGTCGAGGGCGATGCCATGAGCGTGGCGCTCGGCTCCGTGTCCCAGGCCTCGCTGCGCCGCGCGCTCTTCACCGGACGGCTCGCGTCCGCCGAGTGGAACCTGGGCGTCACCGCCTCCTTCATCGAGCGGGGCGATACGCGCCTGCCCTCCGTGCCGCTCACCCGTGTGCTCCCGGACAGCCCGCAGGGCCGGCTGGTCCGCGCGGTGAGCGTGGAGCTGGACCTGGTGGCCGCCGAGGGCGCCGCGTGGAAGGCGCTCTCCCGCCGGGATGTGGATGGGGCCGGGCGCTCGCTCAACGAGGCCGAGGCCGCGCTGCATGAGCTGGTGCGGCTCTCCGTGGAGGAGGTGCCCGCGCGCCGCCACCTGGAGCGGCTGGCGGACTTGCGGCTCGCCGTGGAGCGCCGCGTGGCCGAGCTCCCCGCCCTCATGGTGCGCCGCGCGAAGGCCGAGGGTGCGCGCACCTCGCTCAGCCAGGTGATCCGCATCCCCATCAATCCGAAGAAGAAGGTGGAGCACTGA
- a CDS encoding (Fe-S)-binding protein: MSPIITGLLIVVAVSFFIMTMSGRTGVLLGLKGENRLDNIPFRINALLRFGLGQKRMVDPEEFTPGMMHVFIFAAFLVLQVRSLMLFSMGFSESALVLFSDLSHPFWLENPGVLGAYRAYLLVKDVVAALAVLGVLYFCFLRAKVKPDRMTPSWEAYLILGFIGGLMVTEFLFGGSHMVEQNGGFVWWEPVTSTVGLGMNALGHTGAYVLGRIGFWMHLSIILAFLNFLPLGKHFHIITGLPNVFFQRTRASGKLGTPNLEKEEFGTATVKDLTWKQGLDLYSCTECGRCQTHCPTYITGKPLTHKGVNQDLKHWIWDHEQWVEEGYSASGVKEPLPEIIGSALKAETVWACTSCGWCETACPVFIENIPRLIDMRRYQVQVKAEFPQEIQRVFEGIERQGNPWGIGQDRRDEWAEDLHLPTWGDGGGPYEYLFFVGCAGSYDDKQKKVSRSLVKILREAGVSFATLSKQEMCNGETARRMGNEYLYQTMAKMNVEAWNGLGVKAVITQCPHCFNTIKNEYPEFGGEYRVISHTELINELLKDKRIKLSQVMNTKLTYHDPCYLGRHNGVYDAPREVLKAIPGLEVVEMQRSKREGFCCGAGGGRMWMEEHIGTRINHNRVNEAALTLQHASNPSTPFPDATDKQKPGMVGDYKEKGGSGVVAVACPFCSTMLRDGVNDTGREENIKVKDIAELVADAMETKPGGAATVTPGPAVHAKPE; this comes from the coding sequence ATGAGCCCCATCATCACAGGCCTGCTCATCGTCGTCGCTGTCTCCTTCTTCATCATGACCATGTCGGGGCGCACAGGCGTCCTGCTGGGCTTGAAGGGGGAGAACCGGCTGGACAACATCCCCTTCCGCATCAATGCGCTGCTGCGCTTCGGCCTCGGCCAGAAGCGCATGGTGGATCCGGAGGAGTTCACGCCGGGAATGATGCACGTGTTCATCTTCGCGGCGTTCCTGGTGCTGCAGGTGCGCAGCCTCATGCTGTTCAGCATGGGCTTCAGCGAGTCGGCGCTGGTGCTCTTCTCGGACCTGTCGCACCCGTTCTGGCTGGAGAACCCGGGGGTGCTCGGCGCGTACCGGGCGTACCTGCTGGTGAAGGACGTGGTGGCGGCGCTGGCGGTGCTGGGCGTGCTGTACTTCTGCTTCCTGCGCGCCAAGGTGAAGCCGGACCGCATGACGCCGTCGTGGGAGGCCTACCTCATCCTGGGCTTCATCGGCGGGCTGATGGTGACGGAGTTCCTGTTCGGCGGCAGCCACATGGTGGAGCAGAACGGCGGCTTCGTGTGGTGGGAGCCCGTCACCAGCACGGTGGGCCTGGGCATGAATGCGCTGGGCCACACGGGTGCCTACGTGCTGGGCCGCATCGGCTTCTGGATGCACCTGAGCATCATCCTGGCGTTCCTGAACTTCCTGCCGCTGGGCAAGCACTTCCACATCATCACCGGCCTGCCGAACGTCTTCTTCCAGCGCACGCGCGCCAGCGGGAAGCTCGGCACGCCGAACCTGGAGAAGGAGGAGTTCGGCACCGCCACGGTGAAGGACCTGACGTGGAAGCAGGGCCTGGACTTGTACTCCTGCACCGAGTGCGGCCGCTGCCAGACGCACTGCCCCACGTACATCACCGGCAAGCCGCTGACGCACAAGGGAGTGAACCAGGACCTGAAGCACTGGATCTGGGACCACGAGCAGTGGGTGGAGGAGGGCTACAGCGCGAGCGGCGTGAAGGAGCCGCTGCCTGAAATCATCGGCTCGGCGCTGAAGGCGGAGACGGTGTGGGCGTGTACGAGCTGCGGCTGGTGCGAGACGGCGTGCCCGGTGTTCATCGAGAACATTCCGCGCCTCATCGACATGCGCCGCTACCAGGTGCAGGTGAAGGCGGAGTTCCCGCAGGAAATCCAGCGCGTCTTCGAGGGCATCGAGCGCCAGGGCAACCCGTGGGGCATCGGCCAGGACCGGCGTGATGAGTGGGCCGAGGATCTGCACCTGCCCACATGGGGCGACGGCGGCGGCCCGTACGAGTACCTGTTCTTCGTGGGCTGCGCGGGCAGCTACGACGACAAGCAGAAGAAGGTGAGCCGGTCGCTGGTGAAGATTCTGCGCGAGGCGGGGGTGAGCTTCGCGACGCTGTCCAAGCAGGAGATGTGCAACGGCGAGACGGCGCGCCGCATGGGCAACGAGTACCTGTACCAGACGATGGCGAAGATGAACGTGGAGGCGTGGAACGGCCTGGGCGTGAAGGCCGTGATTACCCAGTGCCCCCACTGCTTCAACACCATCAAGAACGAGTACCCGGAGTTCGGCGGCGAGTACCGCGTCATCAGCCACACGGAGCTCATCAACGAGCTGCTGAAGGACAAGCGCATCAAGCTGTCTCAGGTGATGAACACGAAGCTGACGTACCACGACCCGTGCTACCTGGGCCGGCACAACGGGGTGTACGATGCGCCGCGCGAGGTGCTCAAGGCCATCCCAGGCCTGGAAGTGGTGGAGATGCAGCGCAGCAAGCGCGAGGGCTTCTGCTGCGGCGCGGGCGGCGGGCGCATGTGGATGGAGGAGCACATCGGCACGCGCATCAACCACAACCGCGTGAACGAGGCCGCGCTGACGCTCCAGCATGCCTCGAACCCGAGCACTCCGTTCCCGGATGCCACGGACAAGCAGAAGCCGGGCATGGTGGGCGACTACAAGGAGAAGGGGGGCTCGGGCGTGGTGGCAGTGGCCTGCCCGTTCTGCTCGACGATGCTCCGCGACGGGGTGAACGACACGGGCCGCGAGGAGAACATCAAGGTCAAGGACATCGCCGAGCTGGTGGCCGACGCCATGGAGACGAAGCCGGGCGGGGCCGCCACGGTGACGCCGGGCCCAGCGGTGCACGCCAAGCCCGAGTAG